Proteins encoded within one genomic window of Dermatophilus congolensis:
- a CDS encoding HelD family protein, protein MNQRENGATDDILHNELATEQAYVDNVYAHLDAARTRADLVATEGMSRGRTDRTGDIRDEEVAGLFERDALVYNAGRRRANLERQDEGLVFGRLDMDHSMPKEPTDDEPRDPGAPINDNDHEIRYIGRLGVRDNDYEALVIDWRAPAAAPFYRATPTDPMQVVRRRVLRSRGRTIIGAEDDLMVTQPPENMPVLGEGALLAALSRSRTGGMRDIVATIQAHQDEAIRAAARGVTSITGGPGTGKTVVALHRAAYLLYSDRRKYEGGGVLVIGPSAAYTAYIERVLPSLGENSVSLRSLGDVNETLSATRLDSAIAAHVKGSSKMATFLNRAVRDSIPQAPTQLRTFVAGHPIRIEKDELDRLRATILKRSQRNTSARQARLALNQLAWEQVREGEREDFNERFNENGDVDTFLETWWRPIDPREVLLWTGDPERAHRYGHDLFTAEELHAYTESIQTALDTATWSVADIALIDAISPKIGLVPEKDDTERGFYEVELLEDAEAEAVAAGQLRAYTTSNESPYRERTARDAACLTPEDRRDILLQGRIGAVDEFAHVLIDEAQDISPMQWKMIGRRGRWASWTVVGDAAQASWPDAQEAQSAQEEAFGTGPRRHFHMTTNYRNAKEIFDVAAELIREVMPDADIPNAVRITGIEPVQRSLETTSPEEDTTTVISAVAQAITQLGSEVDGSIAVITPSTWASALTTALEENTLTDEASVARRVQILDAMTTKGLEYDATIVVDPDGIVTESPGGERVLYVALTRAAHRMHVLRLRSCISA, encoded by the coding sequence GTGAACCAACGCGAAAACGGCGCAACCGACGACATCCTCCACAACGAACTGGCCACCGAACAGGCCTACGTCGACAATGTGTACGCACACCTCGACGCCGCACGCACCCGCGCCGATCTCGTCGCCACCGAAGGAATGTCACGCGGACGCACCGACCGCACCGGAGACATCCGCGACGAAGAAGTAGCCGGCCTCTTCGAACGAGACGCTCTCGTCTACAACGCAGGACGCCGACGCGCCAACCTCGAACGCCAAGACGAAGGCCTCGTCTTCGGGCGCCTAGACATGGACCACTCCATGCCCAAGGAACCCACAGACGACGAACCTCGCGACCCCGGCGCCCCTATCAACGACAACGACCACGAAATCCGCTACATCGGTCGACTAGGCGTACGCGACAACGACTACGAAGCCCTCGTCATCGACTGGCGCGCCCCCGCAGCAGCCCCCTTCTACCGCGCCACCCCCACCGACCCCATGCAAGTCGTCCGCCGCCGCGTCCTACGCAGCCGCGGACGCACCATCATCGGCGCCGAGGACGACCTCATGGTCACCCAACCCCCCGAAAACATGCCTGTCCTGGGCGAAGGCGCCCTCCTAGCCGCCCTCAGCCGCTCCCGCACCGGAGGCATGCGCGACATTGTCGCCACCATCCAAGCCCACCAAGACGAAGCCATCCGTGCCGCAGCCCGAGGCGTCACCAGCATCACCGGAGGTCCCGGCACTGGAAAAACCGTCGTTGCCCTCCACCGCGCCGCCTACCTCCTCTACTCCGACCGCCGCAAATACGAAGGCGGCGGCGTCCTCGTCATCGGCCCCTCAGCCGCATACACCGCCTACATCGAACGCGTCCTGCCTTCACTGGGCGAAAACTCCGTCTCCTTACGATCCCTCGGCGACGTCAACGAAACCCTCTCCGCCACCCGCCTAGACAGCGCCATTGCCGCCCATGTCAAAGGCTCCAGCAAAATGGCAACCTTCCTCAACCGCGCCGTCCGCGACAGCATCCCCCAAGCCCCCACTCAACTACGCACCTTCGTTGCCGGACACCCAATCCGCATCGAAAAGGACGAGCTCGACCGCCTGCGCGCCACCATCCTCAAACGCAGCCAACGCAACACCTCAGCTCGTCAAGCACGCCTAGCCCTAAACCAGCTCGCCTGGGAACAGGTACGCGAAGGCGAGCGCGAAGACTTCAACGAACGCTTCAACGAAAACGGTGACGTCGACACCTTCCTCGAAACGTGGTGGCGCCCCATCGACCCACGCGAAGTGTTGCTTTGGACCGGGGACCCAGAACGTGCCCACCGCTACGGCCATGACTTGTTCACCGCCGAAGAACTCCACGCCTACACCGAATCAATCCAAACCGCACTAGACACCGCTACCTGGTCCGTCGCCGACATCGCCCTCATCGACGCAATCTCCCCCAAAATCGGACTCGTCCCCGAAAAAGATGACACCGAACGCGGCTTCTACGAAGTAGAACTTCTCGAAGATGCCGAAGCAGAAGCCGTCGCTGCCGGACAACTACGTGCCTACACCACCTCGAATGAATCCCCCTACCGCGAGCGCACAGCCCGAGACGCTGCCTGCCTGACCCCTGAAGACCGACGCGACATCCTCTTGCAAGGACGTATTGGTGCTGTCGATGAGTTCGCTCACGTCCTTATCGACGAAGCCCAAGACATCTCCCCCATGCAGTGGAAAATGATCGGACGACGAGGTCGCTGGGCGAGTTGGACCGTTGTCGGTGACGCAGCACAAGCGTCCTGGCCAGATGCGCAGGAGGCGCAGTCTGCCCAAGAAGAAGCCTTCGGCACTGGGCCCCGCCGCCACTTCCACATGACAACGAACTACCGCAATGCCAAAGAAATATTCGATGTCGCCGCTGAACTGATCCGTGAGGTGATGCCTGATGCAGACATCCCCAACGCCGTCCGGATCACTGGCATTGAGCCGGTACAGCGATCACTTGAAACAACCAGTCCTGAGGAAGACACCACCACCGTTATCAGTGCAGTGGCTCAAGCCATTACACAACTGGGAAGCGAAGTGGACGGTTCGATCGCTGTTATCACGCCGAGCACTTGGGCATCGGCGCTGACCACCGCGCTAGAAGAAAACACTCTCACTGACGAGGCCAGTGTGGCTCGTCGAGTGCAAATCCTCGATGCCATGACCACTAAAGGCCTCGAATACGACGCCACCATCGTCGTAGATCCAGACGGAATCGTCACCGAATCTCCTGGCGGCGAACGGGTGCTCTACGTCGCTCTCACTCGCGCTGCTCACCGGATGCACGTTCTACGCCTGCGCTCATGTATTTCAGCCTAA
- the lysS gene encoding lysine--tRNA ligase, producing the protein MARSNSTNTPEIGDWVDRLADEVIETATARKPGEKIVCASGLSPSGPIHLGNLREVMVPHLVADEIRRRGYDVEHIISWDDYDRYRKVPFGVEGIDESWAEHIGKPLTSVPAPRGSQYPNWAEHFKAAMTESLGHLGVQFRGISQTAQYTSGVYVEAILHAMEHRAEIDAVLARYRTKVDPQAAAEVARAEGADEAEVTAVEGSGAASEDDGSGAGDYYPFKPYSLAFGTDNTQVTSYDPQSTLLTYIATGPNGEQVEESMHLNTDFRGKLVWKVDWPMRWAHEGVDFEPSGVDHQSPGSSWVVGKDIAPIFGAQRPIGPMYAFVGIAGMAKMSSSKGGVPTPADALSIMEPQLLRWMYARRKPNQSFQVAFDAEIQRLYDEWDALGRKIGTDKAQPGDLSVYKRSIGTAAGELPRTERPLPYRAIASTADITGGNPEQMQRILGAMIASGEPELGSLEELQPRLSKAMKWVETQMAPEDRTQVRSEPDTELLTSLDEAQRESLALLADKLEEDWSLEGLTTLVYGVPKLQAGLPIHEKKLPPEVKAAQRSLFALLYRLLIGRETGPRLPTLLLIVGPEKIRTLIGH; encoded by the coding sequence GTGGCACGCAGCAATTCCACAAACACCCCTGAAATCGGGGATTGGGTTGACCGCCTCGCTGATGAGGTCATCGAGACCGCTACCGCACGTAAGCCCGGTGAGAAGATCGTATGTGCTTCTGGGCTTAGCCCATCGGGCCCCATTCACCTGGGCAACCTGCGTGAAGTGATGGTGCCGCACCTGGTGGCAGATGAGATCCGCCGCCGTGGCTACGACGTCGAGCACATCATTAGCTGGGACGACTACGACCGCTACCGCAAGGTGCCGTTCGGTGTTGAAGGCATTGACGAGTCGTGGGCTGAGCACATAGGTAAACCGTTGACCAGTGTTCCTGCCCCCCGAGGCAGCCAGTACCCGAACTGGGCTGAACACTTTAAAGCAGCGATGACCGAATCGCTGGGCCACTTGGGTGTGCAGTTCCGTGGCATCAGCCAGACAGCTCAGTACACCTCGGGGGTGTATGTCGAGGCCATCCTGCATGCAATGGAGCACCGCGCTGAGATCGACGCGGTCTTGGCTCGATACCGCACCAAAGTTGACCCGCAAGCCGCAGCTGAGGTCGCCCGCGCTGAGGGAGCAGACGAGGCTGAAGTAACAGCGGTGGAGGGTTCTGGCGCCGCTAGCGAGGATGACGGTTCTGGTGCGGGAGACTACTACCCGTTCAAGCCGTACAGCTTGGCTTTCGGTACCGACAACACGCAGGTCACCAGCTATGACCCACAGAGCACGCTCCTGACGTACATCGCTACTGGCCCCAATGGGGAACAAGTCGAAGAGAGCATGCACCTCAACACGGACTTCCGCGGCAAGCTTGTCTGGAAGGTCGATTGGCCCATGCGGTGGGCGCACGAGGGCGTCGATTTTGAACCCTCAGGTGTTGATCACCAGAGCCCGGGATCGTCGTGGGTAGTGGGTAAGGACATCGCGCCAATTTTCGGTGCGCAGCGTCCGATTGGCCCGATGTACGCGTTCGTCGGTATTGCCGGTATGGCCAAGATGAGCTCTTCCAAAGGTGGCGTGCCCACCCCGGCAGATGCACTCAGCATCATGGAACCGCAGCTGTTGCGGTGGATGTATGCCCGTCGTAAACCGAATCAGTCTTTCCAGGTCGCTTTCGACGCCGAAATTCAGCGTCTGTACGACGAGTGGGATGCGCTTGGCCGCAAAATCGGCACAGACAAAGCCCAGCCCGGCGATTTGTCGGTATACAAGCGATCCATCGGCACAGCAGCTGGCGAACTACCCCGCACAGAACGCCCCTTGCCGTACCGAGCGATTGCTTCCACAGCGGACATCACCGGGGGTAATCCCGAGCAGATGCAGCGCATCCTTGGAGCGATGATTGCTTCTGGCGAGCCGGAGCTAGGCTCCCTGGAGGAGCTGCAGCCGCGGTTGAGCAAAGCTATGAAATGGGTCGAAACCCAGATGGCTCCAGAAGATCGCACCCAGGTGCGCAGCGAACCCGACACCGAGCTGCTTACCTCGCTTGATGAAGCACAGCGTGAGTCGTTGGCCCTGCTCGCAGACAAGCTCGAAGAGGACTGGTCTTTGGAGGGGCTGACCACGCTTGTCTATGGGGTCCCGAAGTTGCAGGCGGGGCTACCAATTCATGAGAAAAAGCTCCCGCCTGAGGTCAAGGCAGCGCAGCGCTCGCTGTTCGCGCTTTTGTACCGCCTGCTGATTGGCAGGGAGACAGGACCACGCCTACCGACGTTGTTGCTCATCGTGGGTCCAGAGAAAATCCGCACTCTCATAGGGCACTAA
- a CDS encoding adenylosuccinate synthase, protein MPAIVLIGAQWGDEGKGKATDLLGDRTDVVVKFNGGNNAGHTVVIGKEKYALHLLPSGILSEGVTPIIGNGVVVSLPVLFEELDALNARGVDTSLLKVSANAHVIPSYNVTLDKVNERFLGSRKIGTTGRGIGPSYADKMSRVGIRVQDLYDESILRQKVEAALVIKNQTLVKIYNRRAIEVEQVVQELLSYAERLRPMVCDTSLVIAQALDEGKTVVCEAGQATMLDVDHGTYPYVTSSNATAGGACTGAGLPPTRVDRVVAVIKAFTTRVGEGPFPTELHDEVGDRLRIIGGEFGTTTGRPRRIGWQDAVVGRYAQRINGVTDFVMTKLDNLSEFDEIPVCVAYEVDGVRMDEMPASQSDFHHATPVYEVLPGWKSDISGARTFEELPKNCQDYVLFVEKQIGARISVIGVGPGRDEVIVRHDLI, encoded by the coding sequence ATGCCTGCAATTGTGCTGATCGGTGCCCAATGGGGTGACGAGGGTAAAGGCAAGGCCACCGATCTGCTCGGTGACCGCACCGATGTGGTTGTGAAGTTTAACGGTGGCAACAATGCAGGCCACACGGTGGTGATTGGCAAAGAGAAATATGCGCTGCACCTTCTTCCCAGCGGGATTCTGTCTGAAGGTGTGACGCCGATCATCGGTAACGGTGTCGTGGTGTCTTTGCCTGTGTTGTTCGAAGAGCTCGATGCGTTGAATGCGCGCGGTGTGGATACATCGCTATTGAAGGTCTCAGCGAATGCGCACGTGATTCCTTCTTACAACGTCACCTTGGACAAGGTGAATGAACGCTTCTTGGGTAGCCGAAAGATCGGCACAACTGGTCGAGGTATTGGCCCGTCGTACGCGGACAAGATGAGCCGGGTCGGTATCCGTGTCCAGGATTTGTATGACGAGTCGATTCTGCGGCAAAAAGTAGAGGCCGCACTCGTTATCAAGAACCAAACATTGGTGAAGATTTACAACCGCCGCGCGATCGAAGTTGAACAGGTTGTGCAGGAGTTGTTGAGCTATGCCGAGCGTCTGCGCCCGATGGTCTGTGACACTTCCCTGGTGATCGCGCAGGCGTTAGATGAGGGTAAGACGGTGGTCTGTGAAGCAGGACAGGCCACGATGCTCGATGTCGATCACGGCACATACCCCTATGTGACAAGTTCGAACGCGACAGCTGGTGGCGCATGCACCGGCGCGGGGTTGCCTCCTACGCGCGTGGATCGTGTGGTTGCCGTGATTAAGGCGTTCACGACTCGTGTGGGCGAAGGCCCGTTCCCCACGGAGCTGCATGACGAGGTCGGGGACCGGCTACGCATCATCGGCGGTGAGTTCGGTACCACCACCGGGCGCCCCCGCCGGATCGGGTGGCAGGACGCAGTAGTAGGCCGCTACGCCCAACGCATCAATGGCGTCACCGACTTTGTGATGACCAAACTGGACAACTTGTCCGAGTTCGACGAGATCCCTGTCTGCGTTGCCTACGAGGTTGACGGAGTACGGATGGACGAGATGCCAGCCAGCCAGTCGGACTTCCACCACGCAACACCCGTCTACGAGGTTCTTCCGGGTTGGAAGTCTGATATCAGTGGCGCTCGCACGTTCGAGGAGTTGCCGAAGAACTGCCAGGACTACGTCCTCTTCGTTGAGAAGCAGATCGGTGCTCGTATTTCTGTTATCGGTGTGGGCCCGGGCCGTGATGAGGTCATCGTCCGCCACGATCTGATCTAA
- the fbaA gene encoding class II fructose-bisphosphate aldolase produces MPIATPDVYAEMLDKAKAGSFAYPAINVSSSQTLNAAIRGFAEAGSDGIIQVSTGGSEYFSGPTIKHMVTGSLAMAAFAQEVAKNYDVNIALHTDHCPKNKLDGFVRPLLEASTEKVKKDGLPYFQSHMWDGSAVLLEENLQIAQELLEKAAAARVILEVEIGVVGGEEDGVVGEINDKLYTTPEDAIATVEALGLGEKGRYMAALTFGNVHGVYKPGNVKLRPEILKQAQDAIVAKFGDAQGDKPLDLVFHGGSGSTEQEISDAVDYGVVKMNVDTDTQYAFTRPIAGWMMSNYEGVLKIDGEVGNKKQYDPRAWGKAAEEGMAARVVEACENLRSAGKSLK; encoded by the coding sequence GTGCCCATCGCAACCCCGGACGTATACGCGGAGATGCTCGACAAGGCTAAGGCAGGCTCCTTCGCCTACCCAGCCATCAACGTCTCGTCTTCTCAGACTTTGAATGCTGCTATCCGAGGCTTTGCCGAGGCTGGTTCGGACGGCATCATCCAGGTCTCCACGGGTGGTTCGGAGTACTTCTCCGGCCCGACGATCAAGCACATGGTGACGGGTTCGTTGGCGATGGCTGCGTTCGCGCAGGAGGTCGCTAAGAACTACGACGTCAACATTGCGTTGCACACCGACCACTGCCCCAAGAACAAGCTGGATGGCTTTGTGCGTCCGCTGCTTGAGGCTTCCACGGAGAAGGTGAAGAAGGACGGTCTTCCGTACTTCCAGTCGCACATGTGGGATGGTTCGGCTGTTCTGCTGGAAGAAAACCTGCAGATCGCGCAGGAACTGTTGGAGAAGGCTGCTGCTGCACGGGTCATCCTTGAGGTGGAGATCGGTGTCGTTGGTGGTGAAGAAGATGGCGTTGTTGGTGAAATCAACGACAAGCTGTACACCACCCCTGAAGACGCGATTGCCACGGTTGAAGCGTTGGGCTTGGGTGAGAAGGGCCGTTACATGGCTGCGCTCACGTTCGGCAACGTGCACGGCGTTTACAAGCCTGGCAACGTCAAGCTCCGCCCGGAAATTTTGAAGCAGGCTCAGGACGCTATCGTCGCCAAGTTTGGTGACGCCCAAGGCGACAAGCCGCTGGACTTGGTGTTCCACGGCGGGTCGGGCTCCACTGAGCAGGAGATTTCCGATGCAGTGGATTACGGCGTTGTGAAGATGAATGTTGACACTGACACTCAGTACGCGTTCACTCGCCCGATTGCTGGCTGGATGATGAGCAACTACGAGGGTGTTCTGAAGATTGACGGTGAGGTTGGCAACAAGAAGCAGTACGACCCGCGTGCGTGGGGTAAGGCTGCTGAAGAGGGTATGGCCGCCCGCGTTGTTGAGGCGTGTGAAAACCTGCGTAGCGCAGGTAAGTCGCTTAAGTGA
- a CDS encoding TrmH family RNA methyltransferase produces the protein MSSDDARGVGVGPWPGGEVAWPRDAEGEVAWPYDAELLADGDRRNVLDRYRYWRHEAVVADLDSRRHGLHVAVENWEHDFNIGSVIRTANAMNVAAFHIVGRRRWNRRGAMVTDRYQHEFHHGDVAALQQWAAQQPDGAGGVGIPLIGIDNVPGSVPIETYSLPQRCVMLFGQEGPGLTDAAVSACDVILDIAQFGSTRSMNAGAAAAIAMHAWVRAHVFGQSVGG, from the coding sequence ATGAGTTCGGATGATGCGCGTGGAGTTGGGGTGGGGCCGTGGCCTGGTGGTGAGGTGGCATGGCCTCGAGATGCTGAAGGTGAGGTGGCCTGGCCGTATGACGCCGAGCTCCTCGCTGACGGGGATCGCCGGAATGTGCTTGATCGGTACAGGTATTGGCGGCATGAGGCAGTGGTCGCTGATTTGGATTCACGGCGCCATGGATTGCATGTAGCTGTGGAGAACTGGGAGCACGATTTCAATATCGGTTCGGTGATTCGCACTGCGAATGCGATGAATGTGGCGGCGTTCCATATTGTTGGCCGGCGTCGTTGGAACCGGCGGGGGGCGATGGTGACGGACCGGTACCAGCATGAGTTTCATCATGGTGATGTGGCGGCGCTGCAGCAGTGGGCGGCTCAGCAGCCAGATGGAGCCGGGGGTGTGGGGATTCCGCTTATTGGAATCGACAATGTTCCGGGGTCGGTGCCGATTGAGACGTACTCGTTGCCGCAGCGGTGTGTGATGTTGTTTGGGCAAGAAGGGCCTGGTTTGACGGATGCGGCTGTGTCGGCGTGTGACGTCATCTTGGATATCGCCCAATTCGGTTCTACCCGTTCGATGAACGCCGGAGCTGCGGCAGCGATTGCCATGCATGCCTGGGTCAGGGCGCATGTGTTTGGGCAGTCGGTGGGTGGGTGA
- a CDS encoding LemA family protein, translating to MVVLLLLILIVVGVVVYGISTNNKLMQARNLTEESWRQIDVELKRRHDLIPNLVETVKGYAAHEGDTLQQVIEARNKAVSAGPSAGQATQAEGELSSALGRLMSISEAYPDLKANNNFTELQRELSATEDRIASGRRYYNATVRDLNTMVDSFPSSFFAKRAGVAKADYFEAETAAKNAPTINFGQGGGTIAGPGQGGPAAAQPAPQPPAVGTQQPGQLSGYDPSQGLGQNYTPSPIQDKRPGEQ from the coding sequence ATGGTTGTCCTTCTTCTACTCATCCTCATCGTGGTGGGGGTTGTCGTGTATGGAATCTCGACCAACAACAAGTTGATGCAGGCACGCAACTTGACTGAGGAGTCGTGGCGCCAGATCGATGTCGAGCTCAAGCGTCGGCATGATCTCATCCCCAACCTGGTTGAGACGGTGAAGGGATACGCCGCTCACGAGGGCGACACGCTGCAGCAGGTTATTGAGGCTCGTAACAAAGCTGTCAGTGCTGGTCCTTCGGCTGGTCAGGCTACGCAGGCTGAGGGTGAACTCTCCTCGGCTCTGGGGCGTTTGATGAGCATCAGTGAGGCGTACCCGGATCTGAAGGCGAACAACAACTTCACCGAACTGCAGCGTGAACTCTCTGCCACTGAAGACCGGATCGCTTCGGGGCGTCGCTACTACAACGCCACGGTGCGTGACTTGAACACGATGGTTGATTCTTTCCCCTCGAGCTTCTTCGCTAAGCGGGCTGGCGTGGCCAAGGCGGACTACTTCGAGGCGGAGACGGCTGCGAAGAACGCCCCGACGATCAACTTTGGTCAAGGCGGAGGCACGATTGCTGGCCCAGGTCAGGGAGGGCCAGCTGCTGCGCAGCCGGCACCGCAACCTCCGGCCGTGGGGACTCAGCAGCCGGGACAGCTTTCCGGGTATGACCCCAGCCAGGGTCTAGGGCAGAACTACACGCCGAGCCCAATTCAGGACAAGCGCCCAGGCGAGCAGTGA